In a genomic window of Gossypium arboreum isolate Shixiya-1 chromosome 9, ASM2569848v2, whole genome shotgun sequence:
- the LOC108465631 gene encoding uncharacterized protein LOC108465631 — translation MEDWEDDIPPLVSKEQPKSKWDDEDVDDADIKESWEDEDEERLLQPVAKATEEKAPKKPLSKATEKKGKTIEIAKEEPLDPIAEKLRQQRLVEEADFRSTTELFAKKGDIKTVDNFIPKSESDFEEYAELISHKLRPYDKSYHYIALLKAVMRLSTTSLKAADAKDIASSITAITNEKLKAEKEATSKKKTGGKKKQLHVDKLDDNLVVNAYVDVDDYDFM, via the exons ATGGAGGACTGGG AGGATGACATTCCGCCTCTTGTTTCAAAGGAGCAACCTAAAAGCAAATGGGATGATGAAGATGTTGATGATGCTGATATCAAGGAATCGTGGGAGGATGAAGATGAAGAACGTCTTCTG CAACCCGTAGCAAAAGCTACTGAAGAGAAGGCCCCCAAGAAACCCTTATCGAAAGCTACCgaaaaaaaagggaaaactaTCGAAATAGCTAAAGAAGAGCCCCTTGATCCCATTGCCGAGAAACTTCGCCAACAAAG GCTTGTGGAAGAAGCTGATTTTAGGTCGACTACCGAACTTTTTGCTAAGAAAGGTGATATCAAGACTGTTGATAACTTTATTCCTAAATCTGAAAGCGACTTTGAGGAATATGCTGAGCTTATTTCTCATAAGCTTCGCCCATATGAT AaaagttatcattatattgcactacTCAAGGCGGTAATGAGACTATCAACTACTTCTTTGAAGGCGGCTGATGCCAAAGATATCGCATCTTCAATCACCGCGATCACAAATGAAAAACTAAAAGCCGAGAAAGAAGCCACAAGTAAAAAGAAGACAG GTGGTAAGAAAAAACAGCTCCATGTCGATAAACTGGATGATAATTTGGTCGTTAATGCTTACGTTGATGTCGATGATTATGACTTTATGTGA
- the LOC108465630 gene encoding probable polygalacturonase — MKMPVALLVLLALCNAIKVNGEGNYLQCDHNPTLQPRPHSVSILEFGAVGDGKTLNTIAFQNAIFYLKSFADKGGAQLYVPPGRWLTGSFNLTSHLTLFLEKGAVILGSQDPSHWDIVEPLPSYGRGIELPGRRYRSLVNGYMLRDVVITGDNGTIDGQGSVWWEWFTSHSLNYTRPHLVEFVSSKDVHVSNITFLNAPAYNIHPVYCSNVHIHNVSVYAPPGSPYTVGIVPDSSDNVCIEDCNISTGHDAIALKSGWDEYGIAYGRPTTNVHIRSVHLQSSTGSSLAFGSEMSGGISNIQVEHVHLYNSFIGIQFRTTKGRGGYLREIIISDANMLNINMAFSAIGDYGSHPDDKFNPNAFPSLEKITLHDIIGKNIIMAGNFSGIQQAPFKSMCLFNISLSMSSTFSSCWSCSNVSGYSEMVFPEPCADLKNSNASLCFSILMRPNGRGGSGAIL, encoded by the exons ATGAAGATGCCA GTGGCGTTGCTGGTGCTGCTGGCATTATGCAATGCAATCAAAGTTAATGGAGAAGGTAACTATCTTCAATGTGATCATAACCCGACGTTGCAACCGAGACCCCATAGCGTTTCAATATTAGAATTCGGTGCTGTTGGTGACGGAAAAACTTTGAATACCATTGCCTTTCAAAATGCCATTTTCTATCTCAAGTCTTTCGCCGACAAAGGTGGTGCTCAACTCTACGTTCCACCAGGACGATGGCTTACAGGAAGTTTCAATCTCACTAGCCATCTCACCCTTTTCCTTGAAAAAGGTGCTGTCATTCTTGGATCTCAG GATCCATCTCACTGGGATATTGTTGAACCATTACCTTCGTATGGTCGAGGAATTGAACTTCCCGGAAGAAGATACCGAAGTTTGGTAAATGGATATATGTTACGTGATGTCGTAATAACTG GTGACAATGGAACCATAGATGGGCAGGGCTCAGTTTGGTGGGAATGGTTCACGTCTCATTCTTTAAATTATACTCGTCCTCACCTTGTGGAATTTGTTTCATCTAAAGATGTACATGTTTCGAACATTACTTTCCTGAATGCCCCTGCATATAATATTCATCCGGTTTATTGCAG CAATGTACATATACATAATGTATCAGTCTATGCTCCACCAGGATCACCGTATACCGTCGGCATAGTCCCAG ATTCTTCTGATAATGTTTGCATTGAGGACTGCAACATTAGTACAGGCCATGATGCGATTGCCCTCAAGAGTGGTTGGGACGAATACGGCATTGCCTATGGTAGACCTACCACAAACGTCCATATCCGATCAGTGCACCTCCAGTCGTCAACTGGCTCGTCCCTTGCCTTTGGTAGTGAAATGTCTGGTGGCATTTCCAATATCCAAGTGGAACACGTCCACCTCTACAATTCGTTCATCGGTATCCAGTTTAGAACAACAAAAGGTCGAGGTGGTTACCTTAGAGAGATCATCATATCAGACGCCAACATGCTAAACATTAACATGGCGTTCAGTGCTATTGGTGATTACGGGTCTCATCCGGATGACAAATTCAATCCCAATGCTTTTCCATCCCTTGAGAAAATTACCTTGCATGATATCATCGGTAAAAACATCATAATGGCCGGTAATTTCTCAGGGATCCAACAAGCACCCTTTAAATCCATGTGTTTATTCAACATCTCCTTATCAATGAGTTCTACCTTTTCATCTTGTTGGTCATGTTCCAACGTTTCGGGTTATTCCGAAATGGTTTTTCCCGAACCATGCGCCGACCTTAAGAATTCAAACGCTTCTTTGTGCTTTTCCATCCTGATGAGGCCGAATGGTAGAGGTGGTAGCGGTGCGATCTTATAA